The genomic window GAGATTCCTGCACCTTAAAGCTATTTTTCACCTAGAACACGTGAAAGCGCATGCCATCCATGTTACATGGCTCTTTTGTTAAACACAAAGTTCTTATAACCTTGTTTTGCTGCTGCAGATTGCCATTACTGGGAAAGGTTTCTTCAAAGCTTCAGTGCTTGCAACTGGATTAATAATGAAGAACATACTGCGCATTGGAAAAGTCAACGTCATTGGAGATGTTATCCTCTTCCTGGGAAAACTGTGTGTGAGCCTATTCTGTGCGCTTTTCGCCTTTCTGATGTTAGACACCCACAAGTACAAGTCCGCACACAACAAGATATCATCTCCAGTCATCCCTGTCCTGGTGAGCCAACTGAAACCTTATTTTGTCCACTGAATTTCTCAGATCGTCAGATTTCATTTCCATTTGCTGAAACCTGAAGCTAAACTGCCTTGTGACGATACGCTGACACTGCAGGTGACATGGGCCCTCGGCTACATAGTCGCGAAGCTTTTCTTTGCGGTGGTTGAGATGTCGATCGACACCATAATCCTCTCGTTCTGCCAGGACGCCGAAGAGCACCAGGGGAATGCGCAGTATGCGCCCCCTGCTCTGATGGAAACTCTGGATGAACAGGGCGAACTGCAGAGACTAACTCAAGGGCCTTGACTGTTGTTTCCTCTTGGGCATCCCCCTTCTTGGTAGCATGGAAACTTTAGCAGCAGCCTAATCTTTTGATACCCCGTTCTCTTGGCTTGTGTAGAGGTTTGCCATTTTGCTTGCTACCCTTCCTCCTTTCCTCTACAATTCTGAATCTGACATGTTCTCCTGGCCCAATTGGCATGTGTAGGCAGCTTATCTAATATATGTGTGTGCTATTGCTGATACAGCGTTAGTGAAGTAGGTTGGAATCTATGATGAGTACGTCATATGTGAGTTCATCTATTAATCCCATTTGTTGCATTTCAATCCTCGACATATACACTTAACATTTTGGTGCTGTGACTGGAGTAATATCATGTCGAGTGTTGAAGCCAATTAAGGAGTAAAACAGTGACACCTTTAATGGCGTAGGATCAAAATTTCCAATTTCCAACAGCTGAAAATGCTAGTGACATTTTCTGTGGAAAATTCAACCATGTATTCATTCTAAAGTGCGTTGCGAATCCAGCCTAGCTCGCTATATCCATCCTACTCGCCAGCGCCACGCTTGACATGGGTCCATCGGAGTTCACAACGAAGGTCTTGGTTCTAACTCAATCAAAAGACTCGTTCTATATATTATGCTCCTCTAATACCAATTTACATGTTGGGACGTTGGGTCCACCATTAATTACCGAGGTGGAGTAACAATATACAAGATGTAGGTACGATGTCCACACCTACAATCTGGTATCGTCGTCGACGTCGATGCCCGCGTCGCAGCAGTCTCGCCGCCTCATTCCTCCCGGGTCCAGATCCACGAGGAGCGGCTGCGCAATGGGAGGGagggtcggagtcggagtcggagtcaGCAGCGGAGACGGCGGCGCAGGGTATACCAGCACTTCTTGCATGGAGTGCCGATAATGACCCTCATCCTGCGCCTGCATGGCGCCGCCACCACCTTGGAAACCGCCCTCCGGACCTGGTGCCCCTGCCCCGGCTTGCGCTTCCCGGCAGCGGCAGCAGCCGGCACCACACCTGGGGTGGGACAGGAATGGAGAACGCGATGGTCCCGGATCCTCCGTTCGTATATTTGTAGGTTGCGGATGCTTggttggcggtggcggcgggtgcGCACGTTCGGTTGCGGCCAGCGCGTGGGAGTTGTTGGGCACCTGCAGCGTCCGTTCACCGCTGCCGTTGCTCCTTGTTTGGGTGGTTCGTTCGCCATGGATGGTGCTCGTGTGCGACACGGATCACGGATGGGAGAAGCCATTTCTCATCCAAATCTTTTTGTATATAAGTGTATATATATGTCTATACCATGATCTACCTCCAAATTAATCCAGTGCTACACTAGCATCTCAGTCTTCAGTCTGCACTAGCAAGCCATCCATGGCATGCACGGGAGCGCGCGGCGCGCATCACGTGGGCTCCTCATGGCTCATGCGCGTCGGCGTACCGGAGCCCGTCCTCAGCGCGGCGAACCCGGGCATGGACGCCGACCTGGTCACGTTGCCTCCGCGGtacgacggcgacgacggcgcGGAGAGGGAGGCCTGCTGCAGGAGCATGGCGTGCCCGCTGCCGCCACTGCCGCCCGGCGTCGGCATGGGCGCGGGCTGGAAGCATGGGGTGCCGGGCCTGGGGCCACCGTGGCCGCTGCCCGACTGACGATGCATCTCGATCTTCAGGTACGGCGGGCGGCCCCCGGCCCTCGGGGTCTCGTCCGACGGCCCGTGGTGGTGGTGATCGTCGaagtcgtcctcgtcgtcgtccgtGAGCGAACACACCGTGCTCGTCTCCGTGCGGGCCGTGGAGTCGTCGCCGCGCCGGCGACGCCGCTTCTTCCTCGTCGCCTTTCCCCACCCGTGTATGGTCTCTCTGATCCTCCGTGGGATCAGCGCCGCCTTGTACTTGGACCCCATCTGTCGGCATGCAAGCATATCATTTAGCAAAGATGCATGATCAATTCTTCTCGTACGTACTGATGCATGTCTAACATTTCAAAACTAGAACTAATCGATATGAATTCATCAGAAAAGACATCTAATCTGAAGCATAAATGTGTTACCTGAGTGACCAGCGCATAAACAGGCAATGTACTGTAACTGCACAGGAACTGTCCAGCAAACCTGACATTTTGCATTGGTGGAGTCTATCATAcacatatatatagatatagatatgatAATTATTTTTCTCAGTTTCATGATTTAAATGAGTGCTAGTAGAAACTAAGGGTTCTGAAATGCATACCCCAGTATAAGGCGGCAATATACCAAAAGGTGGTTTTTGATGAAGCATGAATCATAACCAAATTGCCACTGCAGCAAAGCCAACGGATTTATATGTTACTACATAGCTTTTGAAATGAACAGAAAGGCTCTCACCATGTTTCACACGACTTATTTGAAACAGATAGACTGGACAGAAATGATACCCAGAACCAGAAGAACGAAGCCAACTCAAAGGCATTCTGCACAATTATCAAATTGAAGCGGGTAAGCTTATATTCATCTCTAAACTGCTTCCCAATTACCTAGCAGTATATATGTACCTGAAAGAGAACGAAGTGTATTAACCAAAGGAGAAACTCTGGTTTCTTGAACCAAAACAGATCATCCCTTGGCTGTATCCTTGGCCCATAGGTGCTCATCTTTGCACCCTCTGCTGTTAGAGTTGCGATGACATGCTGCAGCTTTGCACCCACTAGAAGAACAAGCTACACAATATTCGCATTCTGAGTTAAAGGCCAAGTTTTTCAGAGAAATCTAGGTTGTATAATGTTGGAGAAGCAGGCTACAACTTACAGTTACAGGAAGAATTGCTATCCAAAAGTACAGGTTGGATCCTAAAACAAAATCACCATTTACGAACGTTGGACAGTGAGGAAACAAAAATATCTCAAAGGAAGGAAAGTGGTTCGAAGTTTACCGTCTACATTAAATAACATAAAACAAACAACGAAGCCCCACAACAGTCCACTGCATAAAAGGAGTAAGTTATTAGCTGATCATATTTCTCCAATATGAAAAAAAATACTACAAATGCATATGCAGCCAACCACAGACACTAAACAGGGCTTACTATTACACTTACCTCACTCCAACAATCTTCTCAAACTCCTCTTCCATTGAGCGTATCATGTAATTGTGGAAATCATATGTTGGCGGAAGATTGTGGGTCTGCAATCATCAGTAAGTCAAACATGAGTACATAACTACAAGGGTTTACATTTAGTTCACAGCAGTATGGATGGAACTATAGCGTGTCTCCAATGGGTTACAAATAGCAACACTCAATAAACCAATATAAAGGGTATCAGGTAAGGCCCAACACCAATATGAATAAACACACTGAAGGCCAAGTATAGGAGAGTTCTACTCAGAATTGAAGAGCAAAGAACTGGCGTACCATTATAAAACCCTTGCGGAGGATAAGATAATCTGCTCGAACAACAGACCGACCAAATTGTGCAATAAAGCAAACCTGCATGGTAGCATAATCAAAACCGTAAGTTTGACTATAACAGTGAAATAATGACAGTAATATTTCTTGACCCTAAGTATGGAAGCAGAACATTGCTATAAAGTTTATTTGCCTCAACGTACAAGCCACATGACCACATTATTTTGGCTCCAAGAGCGGAATGAATAGGATTTGGTAAGTGCTGGTTGCCTTCTAGTTGCTGACTCATATGCGATCTCTGTCAAATGCAAATTAGAAGAGGAATAATCAGACTTAGTTTGATGACATTATGGTTAGTATCACCAATGACAAAGGAAAATGCTCCAACTACAGAAGTAAGGGAGGAGAAGCTTATTGCAGATCTATTTTCAAGAAAAGATATCAGTCTACCTGCAAGAGTTACTAAGATGAACTTCTTAAGCAACAATTGAAAACGATACTACAGTCTCCCTGACCAGAGTTTTTAATGCACACATTGCCCCAGAATGTGTTATTCAGAGTTTCAGATAAGAACAATACAAGTTTATTACTGATTTCCTTATTCTCAACTACTATTTAAGAAATGCTTTATTCTCAGAAGCCTCTCGCTTCTGTTTTGAATCATTACATCAAATGAATTTCCAATTTAAATTCTATAGTTTCTTTTGAAGGGTCAAAAGGATACACTTACGAGAAAATGATTCATGATTATCCCTGAATGCTTCATCCTCCCATTTTCTCCATTTATGGATCTAAAAGCATGCAAAGATTAGGATCAATGTGACATCAATGCGAATCATAACATATGTGAGCACAACCAATCTgagaaagtgagaagtgagaaCCAACAAAATGCATAAATAAGTGTTCTGTTTGTTCATGTGTATATGTTTATCTAACGTATTCAAAATGCTAATGTTTCACCACGGATCCTACACAACTTGTAATCCATAGACTGACACCCTGTTTGATATAACATACAAGCTTTAGCATTGTCAATTTTCCATATAAGCTATGTACAGTAGAGTGTATTTTGATAAAAAGGGGTTAATTTGACTTTTGCTTTCTATGAAATTCAGGGACAAGGCCTTTGGTCTAAACAGAAAGGGCTAATTTGTGCTCAAAATGGAACT from Miscanthus floridulus cultivar M001 chromosome 11, ASM1932011v1, whole genome shotgun sequence includes these protein-coding regions:
- the LOC136492829 gene encoding MLO-like protein 14 isoform X1 is translated as MAGGEGSAAVSEEGEMRSLALTPTWSVATVLTLLVAGSLLIERSIHRLSNWLKKTHRNPLYKAMEKMKEEMMLLGFISLLLAATSRIISGICIDSKYYNSRFSPCTKEEVEESINAEHAIAHARKHLLEVILHHSLRRNLKTSYHNHQGCREGYESFVSHEGLEQLHRFIFVMAVTHVTYSCLTMLLAILKIHKWRKWEDEAFRDNHESFSQIAYESATRRQPALTKSYSFRSWSQNNVVMWLVCFIAQFGRSVVRADYLILRKGFIMTHNLPPTYDFHNYMIRSMEEEFEKIVGVSGLLWGFVVCFMLFNVDGSNLYFWIAILPVTLVLLVGAKLQHVIATLTAEGAKMSTYGPRIQPRDDLFWFKKPEFLLWLIHFVLFQNAFELASFFWFWWQFGYDSCFIKNHLLVYCRLILGFAGQFLCSYSTLPVYALVTQMGSKYKAALIPRRIRETIHGWGKATRKKRRRRRGDDSTARTETSTVCSLTDDDEDDFDDHHHHGPSDETPRAGGRPPYLKIEMHRQSGSGHGGPRPGTPCFQPAPMPTPGGSGGSGHAMLLQQASLSAPSSPSYRGGNVTRSASMPGFAALRTGSGTPTRMSHEEPT
- the LOC136492829 gene encoding MLO-like protein 14 isoform X2 is translated as MEKMKEEMMLLGFISLLLAATSRIISGICIDSKYYNSRFSPCTKEEVEESINAEHAIAHARKHLLEVILHHSLRRNLKTSYHNHQGCREGYESFVSHEGLEQLHRFIFVMAVTHVTYSCLTMLLAILKIHKWRKWEDEAFRDNHESFSQIAYESATRRQPALTKSYSFRSWSQNNVVMWLVCFIAQFGRSVVRADYLILRKGFIMTHNLPPTYDFHNYMIRSMEEEFEKIVGVSGLLWGFVVCFMLFNVDGSNLYFWIAILPVTLVLLVGAKLQHVIATLTAEGAKMSTYGPRIQPRDDLFWFKKPEFLLWLIHFVLFQNAFELASFFWFWWQFGYDSCFIKNHLLVYCRLILGFAGQFLCSYSTLPVYALVTQMGSKYKAALIPRRIRETIHGWGKATRKKRRRRRGDDSTARTETSTVCSLTDDDEDDFDDHHHHGPSDETPRAGGRPPYLKIEMHRQSGSGHGGPRPGTPCFQPAPMPTPGGSGGSGHAMLLQQASLSAPSSPSYRGGNVTRSASMPGFAALRTGSGTPTRMSHEEPT